In one window of Bos taurus isolate L1 Dominette 01449 registration number 42190680 breed Hereford chromosome 4, ARS-UCD2.0, whole genome shotgun sequence DNA:
- the ADCK2 gene encoding uncharacterized aarF domain-containing protein kinase 2 isoform X1 has translation MVTPWRFSLRVCLAHLRGFALRKEVGLLRHSGGCRKARLCWLLLGTLPKLVSTCEDIGEGAPESVRRQTTSWSDLAKNGPLERVPPEGRLGWLLLHVRIWLRAGALLVKFFPLLLLYPLTYLAPSVSSLWLHLLLKATETSGPTYIKLGQWASTRRDLFSEAFCAQFSRLHVQVSPHPWTHTEHILRQAFGEDWGRVLCFEKQEPVGSGCVAQVYKARANPAFLENDSIQRLATASILQFSETGAAGGLGELSGRLEKAGRPQESLADQSFVERLLFPKPDLVGSNASLSQASGTAHEQEPDHLVPVAVKVLHPGLLAQVQMDLLLMKMGSRVLTVLPGIKWLSLPEIVEEFEKLMVQQIDLRYEARNLELFQCNFLNVNSVKFPTPLRPFVTKDVLVETYEESVPVSSYQHAGIPLDVKRKIARLGINMLLKMIFVDNFVHADLHPGNILVQGADGLAQGPEARLQPVDVCEALVVAVSPARCPLRLVLLDAGIVAELQAADLRNFRAVFMAVAMGQGQRVAELILHHARASECEDVEGFKAEMARLVTQARKNTITLEKLQVSSLLSNVFKLLMTHKEWMLTC, from the exons ATGGTGACCCCCTGGCGCTTCTCTCTCAGGGTCTGCTTGGCGCACCTGAGAGGTTTTGCGCTCAGAAAGGAAGTCGGCCTTCTGAGACACTCTGGGGGCTGTCGCAAGGCTAGACTCTGTTGGCTTCTGCTTGGCACTTTGCCCAAACTCGTCTCCACCTGTGAGGACATTGGCGAGGGGGCTCCGGAGAGCGTACGTCGGCAGACCACCAGTTGGAGTGACCTGGCTAAAAATGGGCCGCTGGAAAGAGTCCCTCCGGAGGGGCGGCTGGGCTGGCTCCTCCTGCACGTGCGCATCTGGCTCAGAGCAGGGGCTCTCTTGGTAAaattcttccctctcctcctacTCTATCCCCTCACCTACCTGGCTCCCAGTGTCTCCAGTCTGTGGCTCCACCTGCTTCTGAAAGCCACCGAGACTTCGGGCCCCACCTACATCAAACTGGGCCAGTGGGCCAGCACCCGGCGGGATCTCTTCTCAGAGGCGTTCTGCGCCCAGTTCTCCAGGCTGCACGTCCAGGTGTCGCCCCATCCTTGGACTCACACCGAACACATCCTGCGCCAGGCCTTTGGGGAGGACTGGGGGAGGGTCCTCTGCTTTGAGAAGCAAGAGCCAGTGGGTTCCGGCTGCGTGGCCCAAGTGTACAAAGCGCGTGCCAATCCTGCCTTCCTGGAGAACGACAGCATCCAGAGACTGGCCACGGCCTCCATACTGCAGTTCTCTGAAACTGGGGCAGCTGGGGGGCTGGGCGAGCTCTCTGGACGCCTGGAGAAGGCCGGGAGGCCTCAAGAGAGTCTTGCCGACCAGTCATTTGTAGAAAGGCTGCTCTTCCCTAAACCGGACCTGGTTGGATCCAATGCATCCTTGTCTCAGGCTTCAGGGACCGCCCATGAACAGGAGCCAGATCACCTTGTCCCGGTGGCTGTGAAA GTGTTGCACCCTGGCCTGCTCGCTCAGGTGCAGATGGACCTGCTGCTGATGAAGATGGGCAGCCGGGTCCTCACAGTTTTGCCAGGAATCAAGTGGCTCAGCTTGCCTGAGATCGTGGAGGAATTTGAGAAGCTTATGGTGCAGCAG ATCGACCTGCGGTACGAGGCTCGGAATCTTGAACTCTTCCAGTGCAACTTCCTGAATGTGAACTCCGTCAAATTCCCCACGCCTCTGCGTCCCTTCGTCACCAAGGATGTCCTGGTGGAGACATATGAA GAGAGTGTGCCCGTGTCCAGCTACCAGCACGCAGGGATTCCCCTGGACGTGAAGAGGAAGATTGCGCGGCTGGGGATCAACATGCTCCTGAAGATG ATATTTGTGGACAACTTCGTCCATGCGGACCTTCACCCCGGGAACATCCTCGTCCAGGGCGCCGACGGTCTTGCCCAGGGCCCGGAGGCGCGGCTGCAGCCGGTGGACGTCTGCGAGGCGCTGGTGGTGGCTGTGTCGCCGGCGCGCTGCCCGCTGCGCCTGGTGCTGCTGGACGCCGGCATCGTGGCCGAGCTGCAGGCCGCAGACCTGAGGAACTTCCGGGCTGTCTTCATGGCCGTGGCCATGGGCCAG GGCCAAAGGGTGGCTGAGCTCATCCTGCACCATGCCCGGGCCAGCGAGTGCGAGGACGTGGAGGGATTTAAGGCTGAGATGGCCCGGCTGGTGACCCAGGCCAGGAAGAACACCATCACCCTGGAAAAG CTTCAAGTTTCCAGCCTTCTCTCGAATGTCTTTAAGTTGCTGATGACTCACAAG
- the ADCK2 gene encoding uncharacterized aarF domain-containing protein kinase 2: MVTPWRFSLRVCLAHLRGFALRKEVGLLRHSGGCRKARLCWLLLGTLPKLVSTCEDIGEGAPESVRRQTTSWSDLAKNGPLERVPPEGRLGWLLLHVRIWLRAGALLVKFFPLLLLYPLTYLAPSVSSLWLHLLLKATETSGPTYIKLGQWASTRRDLFSEAFCAQFSRLHVQVSPHPWTHTEHILRQAFGEDWGRVLCFEKQEPVGSGCVAQVYKARANPAFLENDSIQRLATASILQFSETGAAGGLGELSGRLEKAGRPQESLADQSFVERLLFPKPDLVGSNASLSQASGTAHEQEPDHLVPVAVKVLHPGLLAQVQMDLLLMKMGSRVLTVLPGIKWLSLPEIVEEFEKLMVQQIDLRYEARNLELFQCNFLNVNSVKFPTPLRPFVTKDVLVETYEESVPVSSYQHAGIPLDVKRKIARLGINMLLKMIFVDNFVHADLHPGNILVQGADGLAQGPEARLQPVDVCEALVVAVSPARCPLRLVLLDAGIVAELQAADLRNFRAVFMAVAMGQGQRVAELILHHARASECEDVEGFKAEMARLVTQARKNTITLEKLQVSSLLSNVFKLLMTHKVKLESNFASIVFAIMVLEGLGRSLDPKLDILEAAKPFLLKGLVTSR; this comes from the exons ATGGTGACCCCCTGGCGCTTCTCTCTCAGGGTCTGCTTGGCGCACCTGAGAGGTTTTGCGCTCAGAAAGGAAGTCGGCCTTCTGAGACACTCTGGGGGCTGTCGCAAGGCTAGACTCTGTTGGCTTCTGCTTGGCACTTTGCCCAAACTCGTCTCCACCTGTGAGGACATTGGCGAGGGGGCTCCGGAGAGCGTACGTCGGCAGACCACCAGTTGGAGTGACCTGGCTAAAAATGGGCCGCTGGAAAGAGTCCCTCCGGAGGGGCGGCTGGGCTGGCTCCTCCTGCACGTGCGCATCTGGCTCAGAGCAGGGGCTCTCTTGGTAAaattcttccctctcctcctacTCTATCCCCTCACCTACCTGGCTCCCAGTGTCTCCAGTCTGTGGCTCCACCTGCTTCTGAAAGCCACCGAGACTTCGGGCCCCACCTACATCAAACTGGGCCAGTGGGCCAGCACCCGGCGGGATCTCTTCTCAGAGGCGTTCTGCGCCCAGTTCTCCAGGCTGCACGTCCAGGTGTCGCCCCATCCTTGGACTCACACCGAACACATCCTGCGCCAGGCCTTTGGGGAGGACTGGGGGAGGGTCCTCTGCTTTGAGAAGCAAGAGCCAGTGGGTTCCGGCTGCGTGGCCCAAGTGTACAAAGCGCGTGCCAATCCTGCCTTCCTGGAGAACGACAGCATCCAGAGACTGGCCACGGCCTCCATACTGCAGTTCTCTGAAACTGGGGCAGCTGGGGGGCTGGGCGAGCTCTCTGGACGCCTGGAGAAGGCCGGGAGGCCTCAAGAGAGTCTTGCCGACCAGTCATTTGTAGAAAGGCTGCTCTTCCCTAAACCGGACCTGGTTGGATCCAATGCATCCTTGTCTCAGGCTTCAGGGACCGCCCATGAACAGGAGCCAGATCACCTTGTCCCGGTGGCTGTGAAA GTGTTGCACCCTGGCCTGCTCGCTCAGGTGCAGATGGACCTGCTGCTGATGAAGATGGGCAGCCGGGTCCTCACAGTTTTGCCAGGAATCAAGTGGCTCAGCTTGCCTGAGATCGTGGAGGAATTTGAGAAGCTTATGGTGCAGCAG ATCGACCTGCGGTACGAGGCTCGGAATCTTGAACTCTTCCAGTGCAACTTCCTGAATGTGAACTCCGTCAAATTCCCCACGCCTCTGCGTCCCTTCGTCACCAAGGATGTCCTGGTGGAGACATATGAA GAGAGTGTGCCCGTGTCCAGCTACCAGCACGCAGGGATTCCCCTGGACGTGAAGAGGAAGATTGCGCGGCTGGGGATCAACATGCTCCTGAAGATG ATATTTGTGGACAACTTCGTCCATGCGGACCTTCACCCCGGGAACATCCTCGTCCAGGGCGCCGACGGTCTTGCCCAGGGCCCGGAGGCGCGGCTGCAGCCGGTGGACGTCTGCGAGGCGCTGGTGGTGGCTGTGTCGCCGGCGCGCTGCCCGCTGCGCCTGGTGCTGCTGGACGCCGGCATCGTGGCCGAGCTGCAGGCCGCAGACCTGAGGAACTTCCGGGCTGTCTTCATGGCCGTGGCCATGGGCCAG GGCCAAAGGGTGGCTGAGCTCATCCTGCACCATGCCCGGGCCAGCGAGTGCGAGGACGTGGAGGGATTTAAGGCTGAGATGGCCCGGCTGGTGACCCAGGCCAGGAAGAACACCATCACCCTGGAAAAG CTTCAAGTTTCCAGCCTTCTCTCGAATGTCTTTAAGTTGCTGATGACTCACAAG